Proteins encoded by one window of Kwoniella dejecticola CBS 10117 chromosome 9, complete sequence:
- a CDS encoding transcription elongation factor SPT4 yields the protein MPPKGGSRRTELRACLICSVLQSTNDFLTQGCPNCEEILEMRGSAERVAECTSVTYDGMIAMMEPSESWVARWQRIDKRMRGIYAVRVTGRPPADVIEAIEARGGVYRPRDAVED from the exons ATGCCGCCAAAAGGAGGATCACGAAGAACGGAACTACGAGCCTGTCTCATCTGCTCAGTGTTACAATCTACAAATGACTTCCTGACTCAAGGATGTCCGAATTGCGAAGAAATCTTAGAG ATGAGAGGCTCAGCAGAACGAGTAGCGGAATGTACGAGTGTGACGTATGACGGAATGATAGCTATGATGGAGCCTTCGGAAAGTTGGGTGGCTAGATGGCAACGTATAG ACAAAAGGATGAGAGGGATATATGCTGTTCGAGTGACTGGACGACCGCCGGCAGATGTTATAGAAGCTATAGAAGCACGAGGAGGGGTGTATAGGCCCAGAGATGCGGTGGAGGACTAG